One stretch of Streptomyces sp. R21 DNA includes these proteins:
- a CDS encoding NHLP bacteriocin export ABC transporter permease/ATPase subunit, which translates to MTTVHEGDLVLGALGGMGTPIDCSGQSRLDLEGPQVLWLVAAGAMDLFAVDAAQQGHWHHLGRLEAGSLLLGPVAGPQHTLVGRPLRDCVVHRIGLRELYQPVNTETWSYDAYGNPQYVPPTTSPLEYALALGVGRSLSILFQAPMATENAAALTDDDVFWMQVPPGSVQYGSLYGAEAAADLLMDSGVWQGMVDQQYRLLATLDRWIEQLEASHEHRTAAGIKAGEAVRAQADRTLLASIGKQSAKRPTAADADATYAACKLVAQAAGITLAQPAQNGTESDRLDPVELVAVASRVRTRGVRLDGRWWRDNVGPLVGHRAVSGSPVALLWRRGGYVAVQPSSGRETPVEKANAAEFEPRAVMFYRPLPERKLSPLRLLRFCLQGTGGDLRNLAISGLVTVVIGALVPIATGKVLGEYVPKAQHSLIVQVCLALMVTSVVSAAFMLLQNLTLLRMEGRIEATLQPAVWDRLLRLPTKFFTSRSTGELASAAMGISAIRRLLAGVGPTVAQAGTVGAMNLGLLFWYSVPMALAAIGMLVVIAAVFLALGLWQVRWQRRLVVLSNKLNNQAFQTLRGLPKLRVAAAENYAYAAWAGEFARSRELQQKVGRIKNLTTVLGAVYLPLCSLLMFMLLAGPARGSLSAAAFLTFNTSVTMLLTSVTQLTGAFVSAAAALPMFEEIKPVLDATPEVRTASTRPGPLLGGIEARRLSFRYADDGPLVLDDVSFDIRPGEFVAIVGPSGCGKSTLLRLLIGFDKPVSGSVLYDGQDLAALDQSAVRRQCGVVLQHAQPFTGSILDCICGTEPYTPEEAMAAAEMAGLAEDIKRMPMGLHTIVAGSGAVSGGQRQRLMIAQALIRRPRILFFDEATSALDNETQRTVIESTRALNATRVVIAHRLSTVMDADRVIVMEDGRVAQQGPPAQLLADTGGRLHELVRRQMR; encoded by the coding sequence ATGACGACAGTTCACGAGGGCGACCTCGTCCTCGGCGCACTCGGCGGCATGGGTACGCCGATCGACTGCTCCGGCCAGAGCCGCCTCGACCTGGAAGGCCCGCAGGTGCTGTGGCTGGTCGCGGCGGGCGCCATGGACCTGTTCGCGGTCGACGCCGCCCAGCAGGGCCACTGGCACCACCTCGGCCGCCTGGAAGCGGGCTCACTGCTGCTCGGCCCGGTCGCGGGCCCCCAGCACACCCTGGTCGGACGGCCGTTGCGGGACTGCGTGGTGCACCGCATCGGGCTGCGCGAGCTGTACCAGCCCGTCAACACCGAAACATGGTCGTACGACGCCTACGGCAACCCCCAGTACGTACCCCCGACGACGAGCCCCCTGGAGTACGCCCTCGCCCTCGGCGTCGGCCGCAGCCTGTCCATCCTCTTCCAGGCGCCGATGGCCACGGAGAACGCTGCGGCGCTGACGGACGACGACGTCTTCTGGATGCAGGTGCCGCCGGGCAGCGTGCAGTACGGCTCGCTGTACGGCGCGGAGGCGGCGGCCGACCTGCTGATGGACTCCGGTGTCTGGCAGGGGATGGTCGACCAGCAGTACCGGCTGCTGGCCACGCTGGACCGCTGGATCGAGCAGCTGGAGGCCAGCCACGAGCACCGTACGGCGGCGGGCATCAAGGCGGGCGAGGCCGTCCGCGCCCAGGCCGACCGGACGCTGCTGGCATCCATCGGCAAGCAGTCGGCGAAGCGGCCGACCGCGGCCGACGCGGATGCCACGTACGCGGCGTGCAAGCTGGTCGCGCAGGCGGCCGGGATCACGCTCGCCCAGCCGGCGCAGAACGGCACGGAGAGCGACCGGCTCGACCCGGTCGAGCTCGTCGCCGTCGCATCGCGGGTCCGCACCCGTGGCGTACGCCTGGACGGGCGCTGGTGGCGCGACAACGTCGGCCCGCTGGTGGGCCACCGTGCCGTGTCGGGCAGCCCGGTCGCGTTGCTGTGGCGGCGCGGCGGTTACGTGGCGGTGCAGCCGTCCTCGGGGCGCGAGACACCAGTGGAGAAGGCCAACGCGGCGGAGTTCGAGCCGCGTGCCGTGATGTTCTACCGTCCGCTGCCCGAACGGAAGTTGAGCCCGTTGCGGCTGCTTCGGTTCTGCCTTCAGGGCACGGGCGGGGATCTGCGCAACCTGGCGATCAGCGGTCTGGTGACCGTCGTGATCGGCGCGCTGGTGCCGATCGCGACCGGCAAGGTGCTCGGCGAGTACGTACCGAAGGCGCAGCACAGCCTGATCGTGCAGGTCTGTCTGGCCCTGATGGTCACCAGTGTGGTGTCGGCTGCGTTCATGCTGCTGCAGAACCTCACCCTGCTGCGGATGGAGGGGCGGATCGAGGCGACGCTCCAACCCGCCGTGTGGGACCGGCTGTTGCGCCTGCCGACGAAGTTCTTCACCTCGCGCTCCACCGGTGAGCTGGCCAGTGCCGCCATGGGCATCAGCGCGATCCGCCGGCTCCTCGCGGGTGTCGGCCCGACGGTCGCGCAGGCGGGCACCGTCGGCGCGATGAACCTGGGGCTGCTGTTCTGGTACAGCGTTCCGATGGCGCTGGCGGCGATCGGGATGCTGGTGGTCATCGCCGCCGTGTTCCTGGCTCTAGGTCTGTGGCAGGTGCGCTGGCAGCGCCGTCTGGTGGTGCTCAGCAACAAGCTCAACAACCAGGCGTTCCAGACCTTGCGCGGTCTGCCCAAGCTGCGGGTGGCGGCGGCCGAGAACTACGCGTACGCCGCCTGGGCGGGCGAGTTCGCGCGCAGCCGCGAGCTCCAGCAGAAGGTCGGGCGCATCAAGAACCTCACCACCGTGCTGGGCGCCGTATATCTGCCGCTGTGCTCCCTGCTGATGTTCATGCTGCTCGCGGGCCCGGCCCGCGGCTCGCTGTCGGCCGCCGCGTTCCTCACCTTCAACACGTCGGTGACGATGCTGCTGACCTCGGTCACGCAGCTGACCGGCGCGTTCGTCTCGGCGGCGGCCGCGCTGCCGATGTTCGAGGAGATCAAGCCGGTGCTCGACGCCACGCCCGAGGTGCGCACGGCCAGCACCCGCCCGGGTCCGCTGCTGGGCGGCATCGAGGCGCGCCGGCTCTCCTTCCGGTACGCCGACGACGGCCCGCTCGTCCTCGACGACGTGTCGTTCGACATCCGCCCCGGCGAGTTCGTGGCCATCGTCGGTCCGAGCGGCTGCGGCAAGTCGACGCTGCTGCGGCTGCTGATCGGCTTCGACAAGCCGGTCTCGGGCAGCGTCCTGTACGACGGCCAGGATCTGGCGGCTCTCGACCAGTCCGCCGTACGCCGTCAGTGCGGTGTGGTGCTCCAGCACGCCCAGCCGTTCACGGGCTCGATCCTGGACTGCATCTGCGGCACCGAGCCGTACACGCCGGAGGAGGCGATGGCGGCGGCCGAGATGGCCGGTCTCGCGGAGGACATCAAGCGGATGCCGATGGGGCTGCACACCATCGTCGCGGGCAGCGGCGCGGTCTCGGGCGGCCAGCGTCAGCGTCTGATGATCGCCCAGGCTCTGATACGCCGTCCGCGCATCCTCTTCTTCGACGAGGCGACCAGCGCCCTCGACAACGAGACGCAGCGCACGGTGATCGAGAGCACCCGGGCCCTCAACGCCACCCGGGTCGTGATCGCGCACCGGCTGTCCACGGTGATGGACGCCGACCGCGTCATCGTGATGGAGGACGGCCGGGTCGCCCAGCAGGGCCCGCCCGCGCAGCTCCTCGCGGACACGGGCGGTCGACTGCACGAACTGGTGCGGCGCCAGATGCGGTGA
- a CDS encoding SRPBCC family protein, producing MSADLTGTYLTLDDGRPAVRFSRTYGHPVDRVWHFVTDPDELAHWFPSRAEIELRPGGTITFSGDPNMPESTGRVIAVDAPRHLSFDWGGDELRFDLEALDEKRTRFTLTDVLSAKDTAARNGAGWEVCLTALGAWARGERGEGPDTGAGAPWKELYRAYIDAGVPSGAPVPGLD from the coding sequence ATGTCCGCCGACCTCACCGGTACCTACCTCACCCTGGACGACGGCCGCCCCGCCGTCCGCTTCAGCCGTACCTACGGCCATCCGGTCGACCGGGTCTGGCACTTCGTGACCGACCCGGACGAGCTGGCCCACTGGTTCCCGTCCCGCGCGGAGATCGAACTGCGCCCCGGTGGCACCATCACGTTCAGCGGTGACCCGAACATGCCCGAGTCCACCGGCCGGGTCATCGCCGTCGACGCGCCCCGGCACCTGTCCTTCGACTGGGGCGGCGACGAGCTGCGCTTCGACCTGGAAGCCCTCGACGAGAAGCGCACCCGCTTCACCCTCACCGACGTCCTGTCGGCCAAGGACACCGCCGCCCGCAACGGCGCCGGCTGGGAGGTGTGCCTCACCGCCCTCGGCGCGTGGGCGCGAGGCGAGCGGGGCGAGGGCCCGGACACCGGCGCGGGCGCGCCGTGGAAGGAGCTCTACCGCGCGTACATCGACGCCGGAGTCCCCTCCGGCGCCCCCGTCCCCGGGCTCGACTGA
- a CDS encoding ArsR/SmtB family transcription factor → MSDAPLWTALADPHRRAIVALLLEGPRPVGEIAEACGLSQPGTSKHLRVLRDAGLVRVRQDAQRRVYALDPAPIAELDAWLAPYRTLWNTGLDALGRRLYEAPDNAKEPSPKD, encoded by the coding sequence ATGTCCGACGCCCCGCTCTGGACCGCACTCGCCGACCCGCACCGCCGGGCGATCGTCGCGCTGCTCCTGGAGGGGCCACGGCCCGTCGGCGAGATCGCCGAGGCGTGCGGTCTGAGCCAGCCCGGCACGTCGAAGCATCTGCGGGTGCTGCGGGACGCGGGACTGGTCCGGGTACGGCAGGACGCGCAGCGCCGTGTCTACGCCCTCGACCCGGCCCCGATCGCCGAGCTCGACGCCTGGCTGGCCCCGTACCGCACGCTGTGGAACACCGGCCTCGACGCACTGGGGCGGCGCCTGTACGAGGCGCCGGACAACGCCAAGGAACCCTCCCCGAAGGACTGA
- a CDS encoding MFS transporter, with translation MSQTLSEGARTGAPTAPSEAPSSKRWWILAIIGIAQLMVVLDATIVNIALPSAQADLGFTDGNRQWIVTAYSLAFASLLLLGGRIADLFGRRTAFLVGIVGFAGASVLGGVSTGFGMLVTARALQGVFGALLAPAALSLLNTTFTDAKERAKAFSVYGAIAGAGGAVGLLLGGVLTDTFDWRSTLYVNVVFAVVAFAGGWVLLSNHRDAANSKLDVPGTVLVATGLFSVVYGFSNAETHDWSSPQTWGFLTVGALLLAAFAWWQTRAKHPLLPMRVLLDRNRAASFLAVLITGAGMFGVFLFLTYYLQLNLGFSPTKTGIAFLPMMAALMVMAQVATTQLVPRIGPKAVIPAGFAVAAVGMAWLTGIGIGSSFSTAVLPPLLLIGAGLGMVMPPAMSLATSGIAPEDAGVASATVNTMQQVGGSIGTALLNTLAASAATSYLSGKDATSKLVQAQATIESYTTAFWWSAGFFVAGALIALVLYRRGAQEQDADAVKVVHM, from the coding sequence ATGTCCCAGACCCTGTCCGAAGGCGCCCGCACCGGCGCTCCGACCGCGCCCTCCGAGGCGCCGTCGTCCAAGCGCTGGTGGATCCTCGCGATCATCGGAATCGCGCAGCTGATGGTGGTCCTCGACGCCACCATCGTGAACATCGCCCTGCCCTCCGCCCAGGCGGACCTCGGCTTCACCGACGGCAACCGGCAGTGGATCGTCACCGCGTACTCCCTGGCCTTCGCCTCCCTGCTGCTGCTCGGCGGCCGCATCGCCGACCTCTTCGGACGCCGGACCGCGTTCCTCGTCGGCATCGTCGGATTCGCCGGGGCCTCCGTCCTCGGCGGCGTCTCCACCGGCTTCGGCATGCTGGTCACGGCACGCGCCCTGCAAGGCGTCTTCGGCGCACTGCTCGCGCCCGCCGCGCTCTCGCTGCTGAACACGACCTTCACCGACGCCAAGGAGCGCGCCAAGGCGTTCAGCGTGTACGGCGCGATCGCCGGCGCCGGCGGTGCGGTCGGCCTGCTGCTCGGCGGCGTACTGACCGACACGTTCGACTGGCGCTCGACGCTGTACGTCAACGTCGTCTTCGCGGTCGTCGCCTTCGCCGGCGGCTGGGTCCTGCTGAGCAACCACCGGGACGCCGCCAACTCCAAACTGGACGTGCCGGGGACGGTCCTGGTCGCCACCGGTCTCTTCTCCGTGGTCTACGGCTTCTCCAACGCCGAGACGCACGACTGGAGTTCACCCCAGACCTGGGGCTTCCTGACCGTGGGCGCCCTGCTCCTGGCGGCCTTCGCCTGGTGGCAGACCCGCGCCAAGCACCCGCTGCTGCCGATGCGCGTCCTGCTCGACCGCAACCGTGCCGCCTCGTTCCTCGCCGTTCTGATCACCGGCGCGGGCATGTTCGGTGTCTTCCTGTTCCTCACCTACTACCTGCAGCTGAACCTCGGCTTCAGCCCCACCAAGACGGGTATCGCCTTCCTGCCCATGATGGCGGCCCTGATGGTCATGGCCCAGGTCGCCACCACGCAGCTCGTGCCGCGCATCGGTCCCAAGGCCGTCATCCCGGCGGGCTTCGCCGTCGCCGCGGTCGGCATGGCCTGGCTGACCGGCATCGGCATCGGCTCGTCGTTCTCGACCGCCGTGCTGCCGCCTCTGCTGCTGATCGGCGCGGGCCTCGGCATGGTGATGCCGCCCGCCATGTCGCTGGCCACCAGCGGGATCGCACCCGAGGACGCGGGTGTCGCCTCCGCGACGGTCAACACCATGCAGCAGGTGGGCGGTTCGATCGGTACGGCGCTGCTGAACACGCTGGCCGCGAGCGCCGCGACGAGCTACCTGTCCGGCAAGGACGCGACGAGCAAGCTGGTCCAGGCACAGGCCACGATCGAGAGCTACACCACCGCCTTCTGGTGGTCGGCGGGCTTCTTCGTGGCGGGCGCGCTGATCGCCCTCGTGCTCTACCGCCGCGGCGCGCAGGAGCAGGACGCCGATGCCGTGAAGGTCGTCCACATGTAG
- a CDS encoding Ppx/GppA family phosphatase produces the protein MRLSVVDVGSKTVRLVVADAEGGVPLPAHTAKWKLRLSEQVEPGGRIPDEAVRQLVQAVTAAEITAQQWGAAVPLAFATTVVRNAPNRHEVLRAVRAQTGVQLCTLPGEVEAELTFLGARRWMGWRSGPLALLDIGGGSLEVAFGRGRLPDFVASLPLGADRLTQEFLAGQQLPSPEAVKALRRKVRHQLRDVAARIRWEGPRTAAATSRTFQQLARLCGASPGRHGPFVERELRRADLRRSVERLAAIPGAERSRLPGISAPRSDQSLAGAVVGHTAMKLTGLKTVTICPWAIREGILLRHIEDGGSWWTEISRREDDDIPTDACAVPLRIATPAR, from the coding sequence ATGCGACTCAGCGTGGTTGACGTGGGATCCAAGACTGTCCGGCTCGTGGTGGCGGACGCCGAGGGCGGGGTTCCGCTGCCGGCGCACACCGCGAAATGGAAGCTACGGCTCTCCGAGCAGGTGGAACCGGGCGGACGCATCCCCGACGAGGCGGTGAGACAGCTGGTGCAGGCGGTCACGGCGGCGGAGATCACAGCCCAACAGTGGGGCGCGGCAGTCCCGTTGGCGTTCGCGACGACCGTGGTGCGCAATGCCCCGAACCGCCATGAGGTACTGCGGGCCGTGCGGGCACAGACCGGCGTCCAGCTGTGCACGCTTCCCGGCGAGGTGGAGGCAGAACTGACGTTCCTCGGCGCCCGTCGGTGGATGGGGTGGCGGTCCGGGCCGCTCGCACTGCTGGACATCGGCGGCGGTTCCCTGGAAGTCGCCTTCGGCCGGGGCCGGTTACCGGACTTCGTGGCGTCCTTGCCGCTCGGCGCCGACCGGCTCACCCAGGAGTTCCTCGCGGGACAGCAACTGCCCTCGCCGGAGGCGGTGAAGGCGCTGCGCCGCAAGGTCCGCCATCAACTGCGGGACGTGGCCGCACGGATCCGCTGGGAGGGACCGCGCACCGCCGCGGCGACCTCCCGGACGTTCCAGCAGCTGGCGCGGCTGTGCGGGGCCTCGCCGGGGCGCCACGGACCCTTCGTGGAACGGGAGTTGCGACGCGCCGACCTCCGTCGGTCGGTGGAGCGCCTCGCCGCCATCCCCGGCGCCGAACGCTCACGGCTGCCCGGCATCTCCGCACCACGCAGCGACCAGAGCCTCGCCGGTGCGGTGGTCGGGCACACCGCCATGAAGCTGACCGGCCTCAAGACGGTCACCATCTGCCCCTGGGCGATCCGCGAGGGCATACTGCTGCGGCACATCGAGGACGGCGGGTCCTGGTGGACGGAGATCAGCCGCCGCGAGGACGATGACATCCCCACCGACGCCTGCGCCGTGCCGCTGCGGATCGCGACTCCGGCGCGCTGA
- a CDS encoding STAS domain-containing protein — MQPEPQDRADDLPEGTAGASGSPAPNPYAHSYVHGRFIVVEVSGEIDMATAGSLAEHLQAAAGQPAPDLLVDLRQVAFFDGSGLRVLCRADSRARERGGRLRIVSDRPRIHRLLRAAGLLSRFPPLPDLP, encoded by the coding sequence ATGCAGCCGGAACCTCAGGACCGCGCCGACGACCTGCCCGAGGGCACGGCCGGCGCATCCGGGTCACCGGCGCCGAATCCCTACGCGCACAGCTATGTCCATGGACGGTTCATCGTCGTCGAGGTCTCGGGCGAGATCGACATGGCGACGGCGGGCTCCCTGGCCGAGCACCTCCAGGCGGCCGCCGGACAACCCGCACCGGACCTCCTGGTAGACCTGCGCCAGGTCGCCTTCTTCGACGGCTCGGGCCTGCGCGTGCTGTGCCGCGCCGACTCCAGGGCACGGGAGCGCGGGGGCCGCCTGCGGATCGTCTCCGACCGGCCCCGCATCCACCGCCTCCTGAGGGCCGCGGGCCTGCTGAGTCGTTTCCCGCCGCTGCCGGACCTCCCGTAA
- a CDS encoding protease inhibitor, whose amino-acid sequence MPNTARWAATLTLTATAVCGPLAGGAHAAPDSVSPGLYAPSALVLTVGHGYSAATATPERAATLNCAPTASGTHPAAIKACAELRAYGGDFDALPDRDGAMCTKQFSPVVVTAVGVWQGKRVSYEHTFANECVKNSSGMSVFTF is encoded by the coding sequence ATGCCGAACACCGCGCGCTGGGCAGCAACTCTTACTCTGACGGCCACCGCCGTCTGCGGCCCTCTCGCAGGGGGCGCCCACGCGGCCCCCGACTCGGTCTCGCCGGGGCTCTACGCCCCCTCCGCCCTGGTCCTCACAGTGGGCCACGGATACAGCGCCGCCACCGCCACCCCCGAACGCGCCGCCACGCTGAACTGCGCGCCGACCGCATCCGGAACCCATCCGGCGGCGATCAAGGCCTGCGCTGAACTGCGCGCGTACGGCGGGGACTTCGACGCACTGCCCGACAGAGACGGGGCGATGTGTACGAAGCAGTTCAGCCCAGTGGTCGTCACGGCTGTCGGCGTCTGGCAGGGCAAGCGCGTCTCCTATGAGCACACCTTCGCCAACGAGTGCGTGAAGAACTCCTCCGGGATGTCCGTCTTCACGTTCTGA